One genomic window of Limanda limanda chromosome 16, fLimLim1.1, whole genome shotgun sequence includes the following:
- the atp6ap2 gene encoding renin receptor yields MSLTGCGRRMEAVFSAVFALCFLASGVHGDSLTVLQAPDFVSFQKGDWPVSGEKIPDLVAVTMGFSVKEDLSWPGLQAGPLFQRPRANVLVVVRGVDSLALPQSVASYPLENPVPFTLDSVAETVHSLFAEDTPVVLQLAPSEERLYMLGKANAVFEDLPVTLQQIRARLSQDGSVLSSLPLNSLSRNAEADLLFLSEVQVLHDITALLQRHRHLAKDHSPDLYSLELSGLEELKRLYGQDSPQYRDATAILASVLQKFGEDVYGLYGNSAVVEVVTVKTFETPLTRKSRSILESKQISNPGSPYNLAYKYNFQYAVIFNIVLWLMIILALAVIAISYNLWNMDPGYDSIIYRMTNQKIRMD; encoded by the exons ATGTCGCTGACAGGCTGTGGAAGAAGGATGGAGGCTGTTTTCTCCGCCGTGTTCGCCCTCTGCTTCCTGGCTTCAG GTGTCCATGGGGACAGCTTAACAGTGCTGCAGGCTCCAGACTTTGTGTCCTTTCAGAAAGGAGACTGGCCTGTTTCTGGAGAGAAGATCCCCGACCTGGTGGCTGTAACCATGGGCTTCTCTGTTAAGGAG gaTCTGTCCTGGCCAGGCCTCCAGGCTGGTCCATTATTCCAGCGTCCCCGTGCTAAcgtgctggtggtggtgagaGGCGTTGACAGCTTGGCGCTGCCTCAGAGTGTGGCCTCCTACCCCTTGGAGAAT CCGGTACCTTTTACCCTGGATAGTGTTGCAGAGACAGTCCACTCTCTGTTTGCGGAGGACACCCCTGTAGTGTTGCAGCTGGCCCCTAGTGAGGAG AGGCTGTATATGCTGGGGAAGGCCAACGCAGTGTTTGAGGACCTACCAGTCACCTTGCAGCAGATTCGTGCCCGTCTGTCCCAGGACGGCTCTgtgctctcctccctccctctcaacTCCCTCAGCAGAAATGCAGAG GCTGATCTGCTCTTTCTGTCTGAGGTCCAAGTCCTGCACGATATCACAGCTCTT CTACAGAGACACCGACATTTGGCTAAGGACCACTCCCCTGACCTCTACTCTTTGGAACTGTCTggcctggaggagctgaaacgCCTCTATGGTCAAGACTCTCCCCAGTACCGTGATGCTACTGCCATTCTTGCCTCTGTCCTgcagaag TTCGGAGAGGATGTGTATGGTCTCTATGGCAACAGTGCTGTAGTGGAGGTTGTGACGGTGAAGACCTTTGAGACTCCTTTGACCAGGAAGTCCCGCTCGATCCTGGAATCCAAACAGATT AGTAACCCAGGCAGCCCATACAACCTGGCCTACAAGTACAACTTCCAATACGCTGTCATCTTCAACATCGTGCTGTGGCTCATGATCATCCTGGCCCTGGCCGTCATCGCCATCTCTTACAACCTGTGGAACATGGACCCGGGATATGACAGCATCATCTACAGGATGACCAATCAGAAGATCAGGATGGACTAA